Proteins found in one Carassius auratus strain Wakin chromosome 12, ASM336829v1, whole genome shotgun sequence genomic segment:
- the LOC113111976 gene encoding interferon a3-like, whose protein sequence is MDLRLVQLCLLLSACGFSSVLSCRWIQHKFQQHHGASVHLIRKLGEKIRNDHEDINPIPYELINNHRTAEPEKQILFVIQALVEITVLFDDAVVPWDAKKLEDFLDVVHEEIDGLHSCGAYKMKRNKKLHLYFERLRHMAEMNTEDRDHSWEIVRKRVISFMNQLEFFSFHTHV, encoded by the exons ATGGACCTTCGTTTGGTGCAGCTCTGTCTTCTTCTGTCCGCGTGCGGCTTCAGCTCTGTGCTGAGCTGCAGATGGATCCAACACAAGTTCCAGCAACACCACGGAGCCTCGGTGCATCTGATCAGAAAGCTG GGTGAGAAAATCCGTAATGACCACGAGGACATCAACCCAATCCCATATGAACTGATCAATAACCACAGAACAGCAGAG ccTGAGAAACAGATCCTGTTCGTCATTCAGGCTCTGGTGGAGATCACTGTCCTCTTTGACGATGCCGTCGTCCCCTGGGATGCTAAAAAACTGGAAGATTTCTTAGATGTCGTGCATGAGGAGATCGATGGACTGCACTCATGT GGGGCTTACAAAATGAAGAGGAACAAAAAGCTGCATCTGTATTTTGAAAGACTGAGACACATGGCAGAAATGAACACG GAGGACAGAGATCACAGCTGGGAGATCGTCAGGAAACGGGTCATAAGTTTCATGAACCAGCTGGAGTTCTTCTCCTTCCACACTCATGTTTAA
- the LOC113111975 gene encoding uncharacterized protein LOC113111975 isoform X1, whose translation MHECIDLHVSLKRNRLHDLHPSPFTLVELSSFSSVYVICANFCTFLERYISGSRIMHYFLLGSLVMALIYLSAEGNIHVFQKPRVIAVKMGRTVWINCFLTDQSLPTHVEWFKGQNSKIQLKSSQRIKIKEKSDNESASITFYKVETKDSGTYFCKLNGTLGPGTELIVYRYTQPQILKRMRVKDFIIFLQTLLLILCIIVPLVYFYRLEKKEDAVYEEPDDNHIYEGLAVEQCGGGDLYEDISAFQQATDASWEVEYPYQE comes from the exons ATGCATGAGTGTAttgatttgcatgtttctctGAAACGGAATCGTCTTCATGACCTGCACCCTTCACCCTTCACTCTGGTGGAGctgtcttccttctcttctgtctATGTGATCTGCGCAAACTTCTGCACTTTCTTAGAGAGGTATATTTCAGGATCAAGAATCATGCATTACTTCCTGCTGGGATCTTTAGTCATGGCGCTGATTTACCTTTCAG CTGAAGGAAATATCCATGTGTTCCAGAAGCCACGAGTTATTGCCGTTAAGATGGGTCGGACTGTGTGGATAAACTGTTTTCTGACAGATCAGTCTTTGCCGACTCATGTAGAGTGGTTCAAAGGCCAGAATAGCAAAATCCAGCTCAAGAGCAGCCAAAGAATAAAGATAAAGGAGAAGAGTGATAATGAAAGTGCTTCCATTACCTTTTATAAAGTGGAGACCAAGGACAGCGGCACTTACTTTTGCAAACTGAACGGCACACTTGGACCAGGAACTGAGCTTATAGTGTACA GATACACTCAGCCCCAGATCTTGAAGAGAATGAGAGTCAAAGATTTTATAATTTTCCTTCAGACTTTACTCTTGATTTTGTGCATCATCGTTCCTCTGGTTTACTTTTACAGACTG GAGAAAAAAGAAGATGCGGTTTACGAAGAGCCTGATGATAATCACATATATGAG GGCCTCGCGGTTGAGCAGTGTGGTGGTGGCGATCTGTATGAGGACATCTCTGCTTTTCAGCAGGCCACAGATGCATCGTGGGAAGTTGAGTACCCATACCAAGAGTGA
- the LOC113111975 gene encoding uncharacterized protein LOC113111975 isoform X3 — MGRTVWINCFLTDQSLPTHVEWFKGQNSKIQLKSSQRIKIKEKSDNESASITFYKVETKDSGTYFCKLNGTLGPGTELIVYRYTQPQILKRMRVKDFIIFLQTLLLILCIIVPLVYFYRLEKKEDAVYEEPDDNHIYEGLAVEQCGGGDLYEDISAFQQATDASWEVEYPYQE; from the exons ATGGGTCGGACTGTGTGGATAAACTGTTTTCTGACAGATCAGTCTTTGCCGACTCATGTAGAGTGGTTCAAAGGCCAGAATAGCAAAATCCAGCTCAAGAGCAGCCAAAGAATAAAGATAAAGGAGAAGAGTGATAATGAAAGTGCTTCCATTACCTTTTATAAAGTGGAGACCAAGGACAGCGGCACTTACTTTTGCAAACTGAACGGCACACTTGGACCAGGAACTGAGCTTATAGTGTACA GATACACTCAGCCCCAGATCTTGAAGAGAATGAGAGTCAAAGATTTTATAATTTTCCTTCAGACTTTACTCTTGATTTTGTGCATCATCGTTCCTCTGGTTTACTTTTACAGACTG GAGAAAAAAGAAGATGCGGTTTACGAAGAGCCTGATGATAATCACATATATGAG GGCCTCGCGGTTGAGCAGTGTGGTGGTGGCGATCTGTATGAGGACATCTCTGCTTTTCAGCAGGCCACAGATGCATCGTGGGAAGTTGAGTACCCATACCAAGAGTGA
- the LOC113111975 gene encoding uncharacterized protein LOC113111975 isoform X2, producing the protein MQFYNPCCLASFIMKACFLALPRLKPRVIAVKMGRTVWINCFLTDQSLPTHVEWFKGQNSKIQLKSSQRIKIKEKSDNESASITFYKVETKDSGTYFCKLNGTLGPGTELIVYRYTQPQILKRMRVKDFIIFLQTLLLILCIIVPLVYFYRLEKKEDAVYEEPDDNHIYEGLAVEQCGGGDLYEDISAFQQATDASWEVEYPYQE; encoded by the exons ATGCAGTTTTATAATCCTTGCTGTTTAGCGTCTTTCATAATGAAAGCATGCTTCTTGGCTTTACCTCGGCTG AAGCCACGAGTTATTGCCGTTAAGATGGGTCGGACTGTGTGGATAAACTGTTTTCTGACAGATCAGTCTTTGCCGACTCATGTAGAGTGGTTCAAAGGCCAGAATAGCAAAATCCAGCTCAAGAGCAGCCAAAGAATAAAGATAAAGGAGAAGAGTGATAATGAAAGTGCTTCCATTACCTTTTATAAAGTGGAGACCAAGGACAGCGGCACTTACTTTTGCAAACTGAACGGCACACTTGGACCAGGAACTGAGCTTATAGTGTACA GATACACTCAGCCCCAGATCTTGAAGAGAATGAGAGTCAAAGATTTTATAATTTTCCTTCAGACTTTACTCTTGATTTTGTGCATCATCGTTCCTCTGGTTTACTTTTACAGACTG GAGAAAAAAGAAGATGCGGTTTACGAAGAGCCTGATGATAATCACATATATGAG GGCCTCGCGGTTGAGCAGTGTGGTGGTGGCGATCTGTATGAGGACATCTCTGCTTTTCAGCAGGCCACAGATGCATCGTGGGAAGTTGAGTACCCATACCAAGAGTGA